The Sphaerospermopsis torques-reginae ITEP-024 genome has a window encoding:
- a CDS encoding pentapeptide repeat-containing protein codes for MPEINFQQPINSAATLVKEYAVGKRDFERAELSDANLQDVDLKGSDLSYADLSTANLSGANLRGCDLSYADLSQANLQNADLRGAMLFSANLRQADLQGTHLENADCDHNTHFPRNFDPMQAGIKMSE; via the coding sequence ATGCCTGAAATCAATTTTCAACAGCCAATTAATAGTGCTGCTACTCTTGTAAAAGAATACGCAGTGGGGAAACGAGATTTTGAAAGAGCAGAATTAAGTGATGCTAATCTACAAGATGTTGATTTAAAAGGATCTGACCTCAGCTATGCTGATTTAAGTACAGCCAACCTCAGCGGTGCTAATTTGCGCGGTTGTGATCTTAGCTACGCTGATTTGAGTCAAGCTAATTTACAGAATGCAGATTTGCGGGGTGCAATGTTGTTTTCTGCGAATCTACGTCAAGCTGACTTGCAGGGAACCCATTTAGAGAATGCTGACTGTGACCATAACACCCATTTTCCCCGCAACTTTGACCCAATGCAAGCGGGGATCAAGATGAGCGAATAA
- a CDS encoding alcohol dehydrogenase catalytic domain-containing protein produces MTLTEKFSSYAALKQGEKLQKWEYEPAELGRQDIEIEVTHNGLCHTDIHMRDNEWNVSTFPLVAGHEVVGKVTKIGEDVTSLKIGDRVGFGWIRNSCRTCDACLRGEENVFS; encoded by the coding sequence ATGACACTAACTGAAAAATTCTCAAGTTATGCAGCTTTGAAACAAGGAGAGAAACTACAGAAATGGGAGTATGAACCCGCAGAATTAGGTCGTCAAGATATTGAAATTGAAGTGACTCATAATGGTTTGTGTCACACCGATATTCACATGAGAGATAATGAATGGAATGTGAGTACATTTCCCTTAGTTGCTGGACATGAAGTGGTGGGAAAAGTAACAAAAATCGGAGAAGATGTGACTTCATTAAAAATAGGCGATCGCGTTGGTTTTGGTTGGATTCGTAACTCTTGCAGAACTTGTGACGCTTGTTTACGAGGAGAAGAAAATGTTTTTTCCTAA
- a CDS encoding DUF29 domain-containing protein translates to MKSQLDNQQSNKPLNLYERDFQLWIEQTISSLETKQFNSLDIEHLIEELKELGKSEKRALESNLMVLLAHLLKLMVQHDAPDSMKQSWYRSIIEHRQRVIIAIKNTPSLKSYLETALEIAYPDGRNLAIQEGKKAFFGVRIPQENEYPNICPFSLEQILDQDFFDFPS, encoded by the coding sequence GTGAAATCACAATTAGATAACCAACAATCTAATAAACCGTTGAATCTTTATGAACGAGATTTTCAATTGTGGATTGAACAAACAATTAGCTCCTTGGAAACAAAACAATTTAACTCATTAGATATTGAACATTTAATTGAGGAGCTTAAAGAATTGGGTAAATCAGAAAAAAGAGCATTAGAAAGTAACTTAATGGTTTTATTAGCACATCTACTAAAACTGATGGTTCAACATGATGCTCCTGATTCCATGAAACAAAGTTGGTATCGTTCAATTATTGAACATCGTCAACGAGTGATCATCGCTATTAAAAATACTCCTTCGTTAAAATCTTATTTAGAAACCGCCTTAGAGATAGCTTATCCTGATGGGCGTAATTTAGCTATTCAAGAAGGGAAAAAAGCGTTTTTTGGTGTGCGTATTCCTCAAGAAAATGAATATCCAAATATTTGTCCTTTCTCTCTGGAACAAATATTAGATCAGGACTTTTTCGATTTTCCTAGTTAA
- a CDS encoding hydrogenase maturation protease — MMKKVIVIGYGNELRSDDGVGKKIADTIDSWNLSNVKSLAVHQLTPELADELANVNLSIFVDATINENMVVAPLSLTNDHYHSIGHFADPRSLLALTEFLYGKSPIAWLVTVPGQNFELGDRISLKAEKGITTALSKIMQILEQNNNLGITSE, encoded by the coding sequence ATAATGAAAAAAGTAATAGTGATTGGTTACGGTAATGAATTACGCAGTGATGATGGAGTGGGAAAAAAAATAGCTGATACTATTGATTCCTGGAATTTATCAAATGTAAAATCCCTAGCAGTTCATCAACTCACACCAGAATTAGCGGATGAATTGGCCAATGTCAATTTATCAATTTTTGTTGATGCTACGATTAATGAAAATATGGTAGTAGCACCTTTATCATTAACAAATGATCATTATCATAGTATAGGACATTTTGCAGATCCGCGATCGCTCCTAGCTTTAACTGAATTTCTCTATGGTAAATCTCCTATAGCTTGGTTAGTTACAGTACCAGGACAAAATTTTGAATTAGGCGATCGCATTTCACTAAAAGCAGAAAAAGGTATTACCACTGCACTTTCAAAAATCATGCAAATTCTTGAACAAAATAACAATTTAGGGATCACATCAGAATGA